In Magnolia sinica isolate HGM2019 chromosome 12, MsV1, whole genome shotgun sequence, a single genomic region encodes these proteins:
- the LOC131221499 gene encoding uncharacterized protein LOC131221499, with product MPISDPPTIPRWGDVTDDVRQLIRQRLQDKFDLDLSVPHISYAIDDMIQERFKEYRSMLHKRYKRCMSHEEAALSAPPHVTDDDWRIFCDRFSFDSFQKRSKINSDNKGKLKVNHVTGSKSFDKIRHNM from the exons atgccgatctctgatccccccaccaTCCCCCGTTGgggagacgtgacagatgatgtacgacagctcatccgtcagcgtcttcag gataaatttgacttggatttgagtgttccgcacatTTCCTATGCTATCGACGACATGATccaggagcggttcaaggagtacCGCTCCATGTTACACAAGCGGTACAAGCGgtgcatgagccacgaggaggccgCATTGTCCGCACCGCCGCACGTGACCGATGACGACTGGCGGATATTCTGCGATAGATTTTCATttgattcttttcag aagaggagcaaaataaattctgacaacaaGGGAAAGTTAAAAGTGAACCACGtaactggttcaaagtcatttgatAAAATTCGTCACAACATG TGA